A genomic region of Sandaracinaceae bacterium contains the following coding sequences:
- a CDS encoding CBS domain-containing protein has translation MLVRDVMSESPVVVHARARLSEAAELLAGHTVRHLPVVEAGALVGMLSDRDLRSVMSPRLIDEASLDELRSRYDAPVSEVMSPDVTTVHPETDLSESIDRMLDLKVGALPVVDPGTGELQGIVSYVDLLRALREKA, from the coding sequence ATGCTGGTTCGAGACGTGATGAGCGAGTCGCCCGTGGTCGTGCACGCCCGAGCGCGCCTGAGCGAGGCGGCCGAGCTGCTGGCCGGGCACACCGTGCGCCACCTCCCCGTCGTCGAAGCCGGCGCGCTGGTGGGCATGCTCAGCGACCGCGACCTCCGCAGCGTCATGAGCCCGCGCCTCATCGACGAGGCGTCTCTCGACGAGCTGCGCTCCCGCTACGACGCGCCCGTCTCGGAGGTCATGTCCCCCGACGTGACCACCGTGCACCCGGAGACCGACCTGAGCGAGTCCATCGACCGGATGCTCGACCTGAAGGTCGGCGCGCTCCCCGTCGTCGACCCCGGCACGGGCGAGCTGCAGGGCATCGTCAGCTACGTCGACCTCCTCCGCGCGCTCCGCGAGAAGGCCTGA